A genome region from Longimicrobiales bacterium includes the following:
- a CDS encoding beta-ketoacyl synthase N-terminal-like domain-containing protein — protein sequence MPTSPPIAVVGMSSLFAGSEDLIGFWRDIVSATDRLTDVPPHGWLIDDYYDPDPTAPDMTYAKRGGFLNPVPFNPMEFGIPPKSVPATDTAQLIALIAAKRVLEDAGRFSEGVDHSRTSVVLGVASATELIVEMGARLQHPIWRNALRQEGLPESRVQDIVQRIKDHYQPWQESTFPGLLGNVVAGRIANRLDLGGSNFVTDAACASSISALQSGLHELYLGDSDMVIAGGVDALNDILMYMCFSKTPAFSPTGDCRPFSEEADGTLIGEGVGMLALRRLEDAEADGDMIYAVVRGLGASSDGKGSSVYAPRSEGQASALRRAYEKADYSPATVELVEAHGTATKAGDAAEARGLTSVFGSAREGETAWCALGSVKSQIGHTKAAAGSAGLIKVALALHHKILPPTLKVSKPNSALGGEDSPLYINTEARPWIRGSDFPRRGSVSSFGFGGSNFHVTMEEYTGPGRRPKRLRTWSEELVVLSAESSDALASALAEIQTQVAEGRDLGLIAHEAAGAFSASAAARVALIAGTAEELAEKAAKAADALRSDKADALPDPDIIFGLGATDRGKLAFMFPGQGSQYVNMGAAAAMAFDSARAVWDQAADMPEFAGDRLDRAVFPPPAFTDEERAVQAKNVTEMATAQPSIAAVSLGYMSLLDQIGIKPDAAAGHSFGELSALAAAGRIPSTKLLVSARKRGEFMAEAASTQAGAMIAVRSDADTISALIDETSGVVVANDNAPNEVVIAGSVESIDAFAAKLKESGMRSIRLPVASAFHSSIVASSVEPFHDYLGSVKWSSGDIDVYANTTGEVYPKTGKAGRRLLAEQLASPVRFRQMVDAMYDSGVTHFVEVGPGAILTGLVGKCLGDRPHVAVALDNKKTTGLRAFWRGLGRLAAEGVEMNLNALSEGYRIPEAPVEVKPFEIMITGFNHDRPYPPENGAAGVAQPNPEVAAEASFVPTPPAPVSVTPSLAAATPQAAVPVVTSSANVPTPVAVDSTMAAQVHQVTIEAHRRYQELMAASHRSFLNMASSALSQISTGVPVQGAVSLPVPVEVAPVHIVVPSPVVPVVAQQPAVAPVLPVVAPVAAPVAAVTAVALPTPAQVAAPSGAAAPTVDVQQLALEVVSEKTGYPVEMLDLDMEMEAGLGIDSIKQVEILSELQERLPGLPEIAPSELANLRTLRDVAEKLSVGLPAAVTAVAPLAAAAPAVAAIDVTALAMEVVSEKTGYPVEMLDLDMEMEAGLGIDSIKQVEILSELQERLPGIPEIAPAELANLRTLRDVADKLIAGMPAAAAAVTAVAPLAAAAPAVAA from the coding sequence ATGCCGACTTCTCCTCCTATCGCCGTCGTAGGAATGAGCTCCCTCTTTGCAGGGAGTGAGGACCTGATCGGATTCTGGCGCGACATCGTGTCCGCGACCGACCGCCTAACCGACGTGCCACCGCACGGCTGGCTGATCGACGACTACTACGATCCGGATCCAACCGCTCCGGATATGACGTACGCCAAGCGAGGTGGGTTTCTCAACCCGGTCCCGTTCAATCCGATGGAGTTCGGCATTCCGCCCAAATCGGTGCCCGCGACTGATACCGCTCAGCTTATCGCGTTGATCGCAGCGAAGCGTGTTCTCGAAGACGCCGGTCGTTTCAGTGAGGGTGTGGACCACAGCCGGACGAGCGTCGTACTCGGCGTGGCCTCGGCGACCGAGCTCATCGTCGAGATGGGCGCACGACTCCAGCATCCGATCTGGCGCAACGCCCTAAGGCAGGAAGGGCTGCCGGAGAGCCGTGTACAGGACATAGTCCAGCGCATCAAGGATCATTATCAGCCGTGGCAGGAGAGCACGTTCCCTGGCCTTCTCGGCAACGTGGTTGCCGGCCGCATTGCGAATCGACTGGACCTCGGCGGCTCGAATTTCGTGACGGACGCCGCCTGCGCGAGTTCGATATCGGCTCTTCAATCCGGCCTGCACGAACTGTATCTGGGCGACAGTGACATGGTGATCGCGGGGGGCGTCGACGCCCTCAACGACATTCTCATGTACATGTGTTTCTCGAAGACTCCGGCGTTCTCTCCCACGGGTGACTGCCGACCGTTCTCAGAAGAGGCCGATGGGACGCTCATCGGTGAGGGAGTAGGAATGCTCGCGCTCCGTCGTCTTGAGGACGCTGAGGCTGATGGCGACATGATCTATGCGGTAGTTCGCGGCCTGGGTGCGTCGTCCGACGGAAAAGGATCCAGTGTGTACGCGCCGCGCTCCGAGGGGCAGGCGAGTGCGCTGCGTCGCGCTTATGAGAAGGCGGACTACAGTCCGGCGACCGTCGAGCTCGTCGAGGCTCACGGTACGGCGACGAAGGCCGGAGACGCCGCTGAGGCCCGTGGCCTCACGTCCGTGTTTGGCTCCGCCCGCGAGGGCGAGACTGCCTGGTGTGCACTGGGCTCGGTGAAGTCGCAGATCGGCCACACGAAGGCCGCTGCCGGGTCTGCTGGCCTGATCAAGGTCGCGCTAGCCCTCCATCACAAAATTCTTCCGCCGACCCTCAAAGTTTCTAAGCCGAACTCGGCCCTCGGAGGCGAGGACAGTCCGCTCTATATCAACACGGAGGCCCGTCCTTGGATTCGGGGCTCTGACTTCCCTCGCCGCGGTTCGGTCAGTTCCTTCGGATTCGGCGGCTCGAATTTCCACGTCACCATGGAGGAGTACACGGGGCCGGGCAGGCGCCCGAAACGCCTCCGTACATGGTCCGAGGAGCTCGTCGTCTTGTCTGCGGAGTCGTCGGATGCTCTGGCGAGTGCGCTTGCTGAAATACAGACGCAAGTTGCAGAGGGCCGAGATCTTGGTCTGATCGCTCACGAAGCGGCTGGGGCGTTCAGTGCTAGCGCGGCGGCCCGCGTGGCGCTGATTGCAGGTACTGCTGAGGAGTTAGCGGAGAAGGCGGCCAAGGCTGCCGATGCGCTGAGGAGCGACAAAGCCGACGCGCTTCCGGATCCCGACATCATCTTTGGCCTTGGAGCTACCGACCGCGGGAAGCTTGCGTTCATGTTTCCAGGTCAGGGCAGCCAGTACGTCAACATGGGAGCCGCTGCCGCGATGGCGTTCGACTCCGCACGGGCCGTATGGGATCAGGCGGCTGACATGCCTGAGTTCGCAGGAGATCGTCTCGATCGTGCCGTCTTCCCTCCGCCGGCCTTCACTGACGAAGAGCGCGCGGTACAGGCAAAGAACGTCACGGAAATGGCGACGGCACAGCCGTCCATCGCCGCCGTGTCACTCGGCTACATGAGCCTTCTCGACCAGATCGGTATCAAGCCTGATGCTGCTGCAGGACACAGCTTCGGCGAACTGTCTGCGTTGGCCGCGGCCGGCCGGATTCCATCCACGAAGCTGCTGGTATCTGCTCGCAAGCGTGGTGAGTTCATGGCCGAGGCCGCCTCGACGCAGGCCGGTGCCATGATCGCGGTCCGATCAGATGCGGACACGATTTCCGCGCTGATCGATGAAACGTCAGGCGTGGTTGTCGCGAATGACAACGCGCCGAACGAGGTCGTCATCGCCGGCTCGGTGGAATCCATCGATGCCTTCGCGGCCAAGTTGAAAGAATCGGGAATGCGCTCCATCCGCCTCCCGGTGGCTTCGGCATTCCACTCGAGCATCGTCGCCAGTAGTGTCGAGCCGTTCCACGATTACCTCGGTTCGGTTAAATGGAGCTCGGGCGATATCGATGTCTATGCAAACACGACCGGCGAGGTCTACCCGAAGACGGGCAAGGCCGGACGCCGACTCCTCGCTGAACAGCTGGCTTCGCCGGTGCGCTTCCGTCAGATGGTGGACGCGATGTACGACTCCGGTGTCACGCACTTCGTCGAGGTCGGCCCTGGCGCAATCCTAACGGGACTCGTGGGCAAGTGCCTTGGGGACCGGCCGCACGTCGCGGTGGCACTCGACAACAAGAAGACCACGGGGTTGCGTGCGTTCTGGCGTGGCCTTGGTCGACTCGCCGCCGAAGGCGTCGAGATGAATCTGAACGCGCTGTCGGAGGGGTATCGGATTCCCGAGGCTCCGGTGGAAGTGAAGCCATTTGAAATCATGATTACAGGATTCAACCACGATCGGCCGTACCCACCGGAGAACGGGGCGGCCGGCGTCGCGCAGCCGAATCCGGAGGTCGCTGCGGAGGCCTCCTTCGTACCGACGCCTCCTGCACCGGTGTCAGTGACTCCGAGCCTCGCGGCTGCTACACCCCAGGCAGCGGTTCCCGTCGTGACTTCGAGCGCCAACGTGCCGACGCCCGTGGCAGTCGACTCGACCATGGCCGCTCAGGTCCATCAGGTCACGATCGAAGCACACAGGCGGTATCAGGAATTGATGGCAGCGAGCCATCGCTCCTTCCTGAACATGGCCTCGAGCGCTCTCTCCCAAATTTCCACTGGCGTGCCGGTTCAGGGTGCAGTGTCTTTGCCTGTCCCAGTCGAAGTGGCCCCGGTACATATCGTCGTCCCGTCGCCCGTCGTGCCTGTGGTGGCGCAGCAGCCCGCAGTCGCGCCGGTTCTCCCGGTCGTGGCGCCTGTAGCGGCTCCGGTTGCTGCGGTGACTGCGGTCGCTCTCCCAACGCCCGCTCAGGTAGCTGCGCCATCCGGCGCTGCCGCACCGACAGTCGACGTGCAGCAGCTGGCACTCGAGGTCGTTTCCGAGAAGACCGGTTATCCGGTCGAGATGCTCGATCTCGATATGGAGATGGAAGCCGGGCTGGGTATCGATTCTATCAAGCAGGTCGAGATTCTGAGTGAACTCCAGGAGCGCCTCCCTGGACTCCCGGAGATCGCGCCATCCGAACTTGCGAATCTTCGGACACTACGTGACGTCGCAGAGAAATTGTCAGTCGGACTACCGGCGGCAGTCACCGCCGTTGCGCCCCTAGCGGCCGCAGCACCAGCCGTCGCAGCGATCGACGTAACAGCACTGGCCATGGAGGTCGTCTCTGAGAAGACGGGTTATCCGGTCGAGATGCTTGACCTCGACATGGAAATGGAAGCCGGTCTCGGGATCGACTCGATCAAGCAGGTGGAGATCCTGAGTGAACTTCAGGAGCGCCTCCCAGGGATTCCGGAGATTGCGCCAGCTGAGCTGGCAAACTTGCGCACGCTGCGTGATGTCGCGGACAAGCTGATCGCCGGTATGCCTGCGGCAGCGGCGGCAGTCACCGCCGTTGCGCCCCTAGCGGCCGCAGCACCAGCCGTCGCAGC